The Ammospiza nelsoni isolate bAmmNel1 chromosome 10, bAmmNel1.pri, whole genome shotgun sequence genome includes a region encoding these proteins:
- the LOC132077568 gene encoding LOW QUALITY PROTEIN: phospholipid scramblase 1-like (The sequence of the model RefSeq protein was modified relative to this genomic sequence to represent the inferred CDS: deleted 1 base in 1 codon), with protein sequence MQGPPPATAPGVPYGSPQQVPGPYQGAGNYGFQAQPMAFPGGFVPPPVQSQPTMDGTIWMPIPPSIPNCPPGLEYLTQIDQILIHQQLEVLEIVTGFEENNKYELKNALGQRIYFAAEDTDCMTRNCCGPARPFTMKIIDNLGREVIRLHRPLRCDACCCPCCLQELEVQAPPGTTVGYVVQNWHICLPKFTIQDEKRKDILKINGPCVVCRCCEDVHFEVMSLDETCPVGRISKQWTGIVREMFTDTDNFGISFPMDLDVKLKAVMLGACFLIDFMFFERSGNKHQQAGVW encoded by the exons ATGCAAG GACCTCcacctgccacagctcctggagTGCCCTATGGCTCCCCTCAGCAGGTCCCTGGGCCTTACCAAG GTGCAGGGAACTATGGATTCCAGGCACAGCCCATGGCGTTCCCAGGAGGATTCGTCCCCCCACCTGTCCAGAGCCAGCCCACCATGGATGGGACAATCTGGATGCCAATCCCTCCTTCTATTCCCAACTGCCCTCCTGGACTGGAGTACCTCACACAG ATTGACCAGATATTAATTCATCAGCAACTTGAAGTTCTTGAGA tCGTGACtggctttgaagaaaacaacaaatatGAGCTGAAGAACGCCCTGGGGCAGAGGATTTACTTTGCAGCAGAGGACACTGACTGCATGACCAGGAACTGCTGTGGGCCCGCCAGGCCCTTCACCATGAAGATTATTGATAACCTGGGCCGGGAGGTGATAAGGCTGCACAGACCCCTCCGCTGTGAcgcctgctgctgcccctgctgcctgcaggag CTGGAAGTCCAGGCACCTCCAGGAACAACAGTTGGTTATGTTGTCCAGAACTGGCACATCTGCCTGCCAAAGTTTACCATTCAagatgagaaaagaaaggataTTCTGAAAATTAATGGCCCCTGTGTTGTGTGCCGGTGTTGTGAGGACGTTCATTTTGAG GTGATGTCTCTGGATGAGACTTGTCCTGTTGGGAGGATTTCTAAGCAGTGGACTGGTATTGTGCGGGAAATGTTTACAGACACAGATAATTTTGGAATCTCATTCCCAATGGACCTCGATGTGAAATTGAAAGCTGTCATGCTTGGTGCTTGCTTCCTGATC GACTTCATGTTTTTTGAGCGTAGTGGTAAT AAGCATCAGCAAGCAGGAGTTTGGTAA